The Juglans microcarpa x Juglans regia isolate MS1-56 chromosome 2D, Jm3101_v1.0, whole genome shotgun sequence DNA window taaataattatttttttattatataataataaaataatataagatgaatttgattttagttattcacatcaaatctccatattggattatctatttatttattatatagtaatgagtaactaataatttcaaaaatatttaatttttttaattatttttttttaattttatcatattttactattctacctattatatattaattaataatcatattctaattaaattaatatatcactaactcaaattaatatatcgattgtgataaaaatatgtatttgatgtatatacagtaaccttcaaatttgaaaaaacttttaaaagtcactatttgaaatttagctaatccattatgagtatattttactttctaataACTAAATACTCGATAGAtgtaacttttaactaatctattGAAAATGCTTGACCCCAACCTTGCTTTTAGATTACAAAGAATGATGTCACAAAGTTTTGGGAACATTCCCaatattaattgatagaatagaaggtggtggtggttttAAGGGTCTAAAAGTCTCTTGCTTGTATTACACTTCATTGTATCTTATACATTTTTATGCCGTTTACAATCGgttatttattaaaagaagaaaGGTTCCCAGAGCTGTTTATGAAAGTCCGGGCAACTACCCACAAATTATTAGGATTAAGCAATTCTGAAAGTGGGCCAGCTTATCAAGCTCAGTTAAGTTATGTAACTTCTGTTAGTCCCCAAATTcaaactagtcattttggaaagaaaaaatcaatttgcaAATTCCTTTATTGACACATCACACACTATTGATATCATAAAAGTCTacattaaagttaaataaaatatgtttataatatatttttttaatattatttttgttttgaaatttgaaaaaattaaattgtttatttcattttatatgaaaatttaaaaaaattgtaatgatgagatgcgatgagttgagagaagttgtaaaaattaaCGAGTCCTAAttggtataaaaaattattttttaaattattttataattataatgggTCTCGTAATAAATTACGCCAACTTTTAGGACTTGTTTAGATAGAGaaacgatctcatctcatctcattattataacttttttaaattctaaaaaaataataatattaaaaaaatattctaataatattttattcaactcatttaaaatcatatcatcttactattcaaacaaGCCTTTTAAATAACAGAACTGTAATTATAGACCAAAGTCGTAGTATAACTGTCTTTCTGTTGTATTTATACTTGATGCCTGGTTAGGCAACAGAGTTTCACTGTAAGCTCCAACAGTGtcatttgagaaagaaaattagtCAGTATTGGGCATTATTTTCATTGAGGTTATGATTATTACTTTGGTTCAATATGCACAGTTTATGCAATCAGAAATGTTAAAATATACAAAGAAGTACGTATAGAGCTCCAATTATTGAGCACAATACACAAGATTTTCATATCagaatcaaataaaatcattgAATTATATGAACAGTCACAGGTGTTGATTCCTCTGGCAAAAGCTAGCATATCTAAGCCCTATAGTGAACCTTAGGAATGGATAACCAAAACTGCATATTTACATTTGTGAGAGGAAACCTGAAAGCAGCATTACTAAGTCTAAATGCATTACAAACAGATCATTCTGTAATAAGGCAATTTTGGGTAATAAGGAATAGATCGTCTTTCTACTCATATCGTGTTTAATCATCTTCTGATACGACATTAAATAATTatctgttgtttttgttttagctTATGATCATCTGTCGATCATTCTGTAACACCCTGGGAGATGATAAAAGGATGATGGCTAAAAAGactatgaaaatattttctaaaggATAAAGCGAAGCTACTACCTAGGACCTGAAACTTGCTGTGAAGAGATGTAAGTCAACGAGTTGTACAAGCCGCTGGTATTAGAAGTAGGATTTATAAGCCCAAATTCATTCTGATTCTTCTCGTTCGACCCTTCCAATCTTGATATCTCAGTGAATCTCCGGCCATAGAACCGCAAGAAGTTCAGCGACTCGACCCTTGGCTCACCTAAAGGTAATCCACCTTCCAACATGGAAACAACGTTAGCCATGGCCGGTCTCAGTGCTGGCTCCTCATGCAGACAACACAGGGCAATCCGAACCAGCTTCTCAACCTCTTCGCTTGTCACTCTTCCCTCCAACCTCTGGTCTGCGAGCTCTGCATACCTTCTCTTCTCATGCATTTCCAGAGCAAGTAGAGGGAAATATATTGGTCTGGATCCCGACCCAGAAGAGGACGAGGATAGGCCATTTCCGCCACTGCTGCTATTCTCTCTGCTATGGCTCAAAGTTTGGAAGGAGCTATTCTTTCTTCCCCTCACAATCTCTAGCAATACCATTCCATAACTGTAAACATCACTCTTGTCGGAAATAGAGGAGTTCGTTAGCCACTCAGGTGCAAGATAACCTCGTGTTCCTCTCATGGTCGTGAATAGACCGGATTGTTCAGGACTGAGCAGCTTAGAAAGCCCAAAATCTGAGATTTTCACGTGTAAATTGTCGTGCAGGAGAATGTTCTCTGGCTTGACATCACAATGGATGATCCTGTCCTGACATCCGCTATGCAAGTAAGCAAGCCCTCGTGCTGTTCCAAGTGCTATTTCCACCCTCTCTTGCCATTCTAGAACAGGACCATTGCCGAAGAGTGGACGGTCCAAGGAACCTCTGTTCATGTACTCCAGGACAAGAAACCGCTGCCTCCCATGTACACAAAAGCCTTTCAATCTAACCAGATTGACATGGTGGATGTTCCCAATTATTGCAATCTCAGTACAGAAATCCTTCTTCCCTTGGACACCCAGACTGGTAATCTTCTTCACCGCCACAACGCTTTTGTCTGAAAGGGTACCTTTGTATACAGCACCAAAGCCACCACTACCAATCTGGGTTTTGAAGTTCTCAGTAGCATCTGCTAGCTCTTCATAATCAAACCTTCTAGGCAAGCCCGGAAAATCGATCATCTCTAGCTCTGCAGACGATGATGAATTACACCGGCCGGATTctgcattattttttgttttggaaagcCTATTTTTCCTCAACCAGAGGATGGCGACAGCGACAATGGTGACTAACAAGAAGAATACGGACGGAGGTAGCAGTACCAAAGCAGCTATGGGGAAGTTATGTTTctggttgttgttgttgttcccAGTTGGGTTTTCAGGAGAAGAGTGTACCAAAACTTTAATATAGCCCCGGTTATCATTCTTAGGCCTTGGGTTCAAAATGATAGATCCTAAATTCTTTTCAAGAAGATAACATGATTCAGAAGCATTTTCATGGAAAATAGCGAGACAAGAACAGTTATGAGAGCATATATCTTGGCAAGCCGACAGATTCACACGATGTTCCATAGGGCCATTGAAATCATTAGCAAAGTAGTCCATACCGTAGGCCAGTTGAAGATACGAAACTGAGGAGTTGAATTGACTGCCATTTCTGTTTGCATTACTCTTACAATCTGAAGGCAGAGAAAGAGAAGTATCGGTTGGAATGTATTCACCATTCGCTTGAACACGGAATCCCGGCGGACAAGAGCAAGTTCCACTCAGAGGCTTTCTCGTGCACAATCCAATTTTCCCGCAAAAGAAAGGAATATGGCAATCATCGACCGGACCGGCTAATTCTGTCACCCAATCGTCGCCGATGAAGCTGCTGATGACAAATCTGCCTTCAGATCCCAACTTTCCAATCCTGAAACCCGATGGACCGCTCAAAGGTACCTGAATCACAGCCGTGGATCCATCACTTTCTAACAAATACAGACCGGTATCATTTATAGCCAGGAACGAAACCTCCCCGTACGAGTTCTTGAAAGCCTTTTCGTGCATCGAAAGCTTGAAATAAGTCATCCTTTTCCATTGCAGCAACAAATCCCCGTCGGTCACCAGAAGCCGATAATCACCCACCGATTGGTCCTGCTCGGACAGAGCGCTTTCCAAAGATTTTCCAACACGCAAGCGCTGTCCGACGACAATACTGTCCGTCGGATTCTCGAAACTCTCCCATAGCGTAATATTTCGCGCATCAACCAGTAAGAGGTTCCCCGTTTCCAAAAGTTGCATAGCAGCAATCTCAGAATTCAAAGGCGGGGTCGACCATAGTAGTTTACCAGCCTCGTCTGCCACTCTAAGGCCGTCGACAGACAGAGACAACTTGTCGGAGTCCGACATGGACGCGTTGCGGTTGGCGGACCAGAAGATGGCATCGGAGGCGACGTGGGTGATGGAGAAATAATACCGTGACGGTGAGGTCTGTACTTTGGTACCGGAAATAGAGGCTTTGAAAGTGCCATTCGGAGAGACCAAGAAAGTGCCAGACTGGTCGATGAAGAGGAAGTATGAGGCGATGAAGGGGGGACGGATGGAGTGGGTGGAGAGGGGAcctgagaaaacaaaaaaggggaGGAGAGCGCCCGAAAAAATGAAGATCAAGACGACTGTCGAGGACAATGAGATCAACGAGAAGCCCATGCAGAGAAAAGATGGAGTAGGGGATATTGATCAGGGTAGGGTAATTAGCTCCAATAAGATCGAAGACGATGCAAACGGATATAAAGAAAATCGAAGAAAACGATTTGGGTGTTGTC harbors:
- the LOC121248934 gene encoding G-type lectin S-receptor-like serine/threonine-protein kinase At5g35370, giving the protein MGFSLISLSSTVVLIFIFSGALLPFFVFSGPLSTHSIRPPFIASYFLFIDQSGTFLVSPNGTFKASISGTKVQTSPSRYYFSITHVASDAIFWSANRNASMSDSDKLSLSVDGLRVADEAGKLLWSTPPLNSEIAAMQLLETGNLLLVDARNITLWESFENPTDSIVVGQRLRVGKSLESALSEQDQSVGDYRLLVTDGDLLLQWKRMTYFKLSMHEKAFKNSYGEVSFLAINDTGLYLLESDGSTAVIQVPLSGPSGFRIGKLGSEGRFVISSFIGDDWVTELAGPVDDCHIPFFCGKIGLCTRKPLSGTCSCPPGFRVQANGEYIPTDTSLSLPSDCKSNANRNGSQFNSSVSYLQLAYGMDYFANDFNGPMEHRVNLSACQDICSHNCSCLAIFHENASESCYLLEKNLGSIILNPRPKNDNRGYIKVLVHSSPENPTGNNNNNQKHNFPIAALVLLPPSVFFLLVTIVAVAILWLRKNRLSKTKNNAESGRCNSSSSAELEMIDFPGLPRRFDYEELADATENFKTQIGSGGFGAVYKGTLSDKSVVAVKKITSLGVQGKKDFCTEIAIIGNIHHVNLVRLKGFCVHGRQRFLVLEYMNRGSLDRPLFGNGPVLEWQERVEIALGTARGLAYLHSGCQDRIIHCDVKPENILLHDNLHVKISDFGLSKLLSPEQSGLFTTMRGTRGYLAPEWLTNSSISDKSDVYSYGMVLLEIVRGRKNSSFQTLSHSRENSSSGGNGLSSSSSGSGSRPIYFPLLALEMHEKRRYAELADQRLEGRVTSEEVEKLVRIALCCLHEEPALRPAMANVVSMLEGGLPLGEPRVESLNFLRFYGRRFTEISRLEGSNEKNQNEFGLINPTSNTSGLYNSLTYISSQQVSGPR